Proteins encoded in a region of the Nocardia asteroides genome:
- a CDS encoding DUF302 domain-containing protein, protein MNLGLSTTLHTSFDDAVDRTRAALNEQGFGVLTEIDVRATLKAKLDENMEDYLILGACNPPLAHEAVEIDRQIGLLLPCNVVVRQNPGSDSEVIVEAMNPQLMVQVTNEPALQPVATRAAAKLQAAIDSLSTANSV, encoded by the coding sequence ATGAATCTGGGACTGTCCACCACTCTGCACACCAGCTTCGACGACGCCGTCGACCGGACCAGGGCCGCGCTGAACGAGCAAGGATTCGGCGTCCTCACCGAGATCGACGTCCGGGCCACCCTGAAAGCCAAGCTCGACGAGAACATGGAGGACTACCTCATCCTCGGCGCCTGCAATCCACCCTTGGCCCACGAAGCGGTCGAGATCGACCGGCAGATCGGACTCCTGCTGCCCTGCAACGTCGTCGTGCGCCAGAACCCCGGCTCCGATTCCGAGGTCATCGTCGAAGCAATGAATCCGCAACTCATGGTTCAGGTGACGAACGAACCGGCACTGCAACCCGTAGCCACCCGAGCAGCCGCCAAGCTGCAGGCCGCCATCGACTCCCTGAGCACCGCGAATTCCGTGTGA
- a CDS encoding flavodoxin domain-containing protein yields the protein MRARIIYESMFGNTAAIAEAIAQGLREHAEVEVVNVVAAAEVCGPTLNLLVVGGPTHAFGLSRSQTRRDAAKLTDEPIATDIGVREWLADALPVSPGHRALAFGTKVAKPPWLPGSAARGIGKRLCRLGYSLADQPVDFLVDDTTGPLIPGELDRARVWAGRIAHTELDRIVHHT from the coding sequence ATGCGCGCGCGAATTATCTACGAATCGATGTTCGGCAATACCGCGGCGATCGCCGAGGCCATCGCACAGGGATTGCGTGAGCATGCCGAGGTCGAAGTCGTGAATGTGGTGGCGGCGGCAGAAGTGTGTGGGCCGACGCTGAACCTGCTCGTGGTCGGCGGCCCCACCCACGCCTTCGGGCTCAGCCGCTCCCAGACGCGCCGCGACGCCGCCAAGCTCACCGATGAACCGATCGCGACCGACATCGGCGTACGGGAATGGCTCGCGGACGCACTGCCCGTATCGCCGGGCCACCGCGCGTTGGCCTTCGGCACCAAAGTGGCCAAACCACCCTGGCTGCCGGGCTCGGCCGCACGCGGTATCGGGAAACGACTGTGCCGATTGGGCTACTCCCTCGCCGATCAGCCCGTGGATTTTCTTGTCGACGATACGACCGGCCCGCTCATACCGGGCGAGCTGGACCGCGCCCGGGTGTGGGCGGGCCGGATTGCTCACACCGAACTCGACCGAATCGTGCACCACACCTGA
- a CDS encoding hydrogenase maturation protease: MVIGVGNDYRSDDGVGSAVALQIEQLGIPGVLVSLSDGEPTTVVDIWAGMDLAVVIDAVRCEPSIPGRVRRSDFDLLQQAGTASSSHTLGIQDALPLGRALGRVPGRIVVIAVDAACLDLGVGLSEPVAAAVPHAVETVITELRRAEPTNRLRR; the protein is encoded by the coding sequence GTGGTCATCGGCGTCGGAAACGACTACCGCAGTGACGACGGAGTCGGTTCGGCCGTCGCCCTCCAGATCGAACAACTCGGCATTCCGGGAGTTCTGGTCTCCCTGTCAGACGGTGAACCCACCACCGTTGTCGATATCTGGGCCGGTATGGACCTTGCCGTGGTGATCGACGCGGTGCGCTGCGAGCCATCGATTCCCGGCCGGGTCCGCCGCAGCGACTTCGATCTGCTCCAGCAGGCCGGCACCGCGTCGTCCTCCCACACACTGGGAATCCAGGACGCGCTACCCCTGGGCCGCGCACTCGGCCGTGTCCCCGGCCGGATCGTCGTCATCGCCGTGGACGCGGCATGCCTCGATCTGGGTGTCGGCTTGTCGGAGCCGGTCGCCGCCGCCGTTCCACACGCGGTCGAAACCGTCATCACGGAATTGCGCAGGGCCGAGCCGACGAATCGGCTCCGGAGGTAA
- a CDS encoding disulfide bond formation protein DsbA — MADIDLYVDPVCPFAWVAAQWLLDSAPDEHAVTLRQMSLAVLNGDHDVDADHAPMIVRSRRLGRVFAAAVQRYGRTAFTPLYLELGQRWHAGGSHADAAMAAALTATGFDRQLIEALDDTRYDAAVAHTHHASQTALGGRSGSPIISVDGHVFSGPVLTEPPQPGHAAELLAAVIIAATTPGFAALQRPYQGPPTLADAEEQR, encoded by the coding sequence GTGGCCGATATCGATCTGTATGTGGATCCTGTATGCCCATTCGCTTGGGTGGCGGCGCAGTGGCTGCTCGACAGTGCCCCCGACGAGCATGCGGTGACCTTGCGGCAGATGAGCCTGGCCGTGCTCAACGGCGATCACGACGTCGATGCCGACCACGCCCCGATGATCGTCCGATCACGTCGGCTCGGCCGAGTGTTCGCCGCCGCCGTGCAGCGATACGGCCGGACCGCGTTCACACCGCTCTACCTCGAGTTGGGTCAGCGGTGGCATGCGGGCGGCAGCCACGCCGACGCCGCGATGGCTGCCGCGCTAACCGCGACCGGTTTTGATCGCCAGCTGATCGAAGCCCTCGACGACACCCGTTACGACGCCGCTGTCGCCCACACCCATCACGCCAGCCAAACAGCGCTCGGTGGGCGGAGCGGCAGCCCCATCATCAGCGTCGACGGTCACGTCTTCAGCGGTCCGGTCTTGACCGAGCCACCCCAGCCCGGACACGCCGCCGAGCTGCTGGCTGCCGTTATCATCGCGGCCACCACTCCCGGATTTGCCGCGCTACAGCGCCCATACCAGGGCCCGCCCACCCTCGCAGACGCCGAGGAACAGCGCTGA
- a CDS encoding nitroreductase family protein, producing MNQLPSGETIEKAVLLAGRAPSLHNSQPWHWSFDGHTLRLFAAPERMLPATDTSGRQMLISCGIALDHLRAAMAAAGWRVHVARFPDPNRREHLANITFEPARIVTEAERARADAILRRHTDRLPFQAPTGWPDFEEVLRSTFDPFDATLDVLGDESRPSLARASEMSAALRRYDAGYHAELQWWTGHTIADAGVPSDALISQEERQRVSVGRKFPTTTGDRRGEITEDHSVILVLSTDRDTPEDLVHCGEVLSTVLLECTLAGLATCPLTHLTEVPSSRAVVRELTGHSGLPQVLIRVGIAPESAPNAPATSRRPLSEVLEMPESARKPD from the coding sequence ATGAACCAGCTACCGTCCGGAGAAACCATCGAGAAGGCCGTTTTGCTCGCCGGCCGGGCGCCGTCGCTGCACAACAGCCAACCCTGGCACTGGAGCTTCGACGGCCACACCCTGCGCCTGTTCGCGGCGCCCGAACGCATGCTTCCGGCGACGGACACATCCGGCAGACAGATGCTGATCAGCTGCGGTATCGCTCTGGACCATCTGCGCGCCGCGATGGCCGCGGCGGGCTGGCGAGTCCATGTCGCCCGCTTCCCCGATCCCAACCGCCGCGAGCACTTGGCCAACATCACCTTCGAACCAGCTCGGATCGTCACCGAAGCCGAGCGTGCTCGCGCCGACGCCATCCTCCGGCGGCACACCGACCGGCTGCCGTTCCAAGCGCCCACCGGATGGCCCGACTTCGAAGAGGTCCTACGATCGACCTTCGATCCCTTCGACGCAACACTCGACGTGCTGGGTGACGAGAGCCGCCCCAGCCTCGCCCGCGCCTCGGAGATGAGCGCGGCACTGCGCCGCTACGACGCCGGCTACCACGCCGAACTGCAATGGTGGACCGGGCACACGATCGCCGACGCGGGAGTGCCCAGCGACGCGCTGATCTCCCAGGAGGAACGGCAGCGAGTGAGCGTGGGCCGCAAGTTTCCGACCACCACCGGCGACCGGCGCGGCGAGATCACCGAGGACCATTCGGTGATCCTCGTCCTGTCCACTGACCGCGACACACCCGAGGACCTGGTGCACTGCGGTGAGGTGCTGTCCACGGTGTTGCTGGAGTGCACACTCGCCGGGTTAGCGACCTGTCCGTTGACCCACCTGACCGAGGTGCCGAGCAGCCGTGCCGTGGTCCGCGAGTTGACCGGACACTCCGGGCTCCCCCAGGTCTTGATCCGCGTTGGTATCGCGCCCGAATCGGCGCCGAACGCCCCGGCGACTTCACGCCGCCCGCTCAGCGAGGTCCTCGAAATGCCTGAATCCGCCCGCAAGCCCGACTGA
- a CDS encoding universal stress protein translates to MRCRSRRIDGSEASDLAVRLAAETAAQRGRRLLIVHGLDLAATQAVFGLYDLVLPAVAQKLREEGAARLVRAARPARRVDPELRVDPELSPAHPATVLIERSASAHLVTLGVGHGGRRAHLGSTVLAVTAHGHGDIVVVHDTGSEQRTRADGPVVVGFDGSPAAEAAAGAAFIEADIRGSSLVAVHAAASRCIRKPAPSNSFRSGSWRPPHNARSPEQLAGWQEKYPEVRVTHKGSIARPRTLLTAWSKSAQLLVVGSRGRGGFRGLLLGSTSIFPVQHAHCPVMVAHGA, encoded by the coding sequence ATCCGCTGCCGTAGTCGTCGGATCGACGGTTCCGAAGCCTCCGATCTGGCCGTGCGGTTGGCCGCCGAGACGGCCGCCCAGCGCGGACGCAGGCTTCTGATCGTGCACGGCCTCGACCTGGCTGCTACCCAGGCTGTTTTCGGCCTGTACGACCTGGTGTTGCCCGCGGTCGCCCAGAAACTGCGGGAAGAAGGCGCCGCCCGATTGGTTCGCGCAGCGCGGCCGGCCCGCCGCGTCGACCCCGAACTGCGCGTCGACCCCGAACTGTCGCCCGCTCATCCGGCCACCGTGCTCATCGAACGATCGGCCTCCGCGCACCTGGTGACGCTCGGCGTCGGACACGGCGGCAGGCGCGCCCACCTGGGCTCGACGGTGTTGGCGGTGACCGCCCACGGCCACGGCGACATCGTGGTCGTCCACGACACCGGAAGCGAGCAACGCACCCGCGCCGACGGACCCGTCGTCGTCGGCTTCGACGGTAGCCCCGCCGCCGAAGCCGCGGCGGGCGCGGCGTTCATCGAGGCCGACATTCGTGGCAGTTCGCTCGTCGCGGTACATGCCGCGGCTTCACGCTGCATTCGGAAGCCGGCACCATCGAACTCCTTCCGGTCCGGGAGCTGGAGACCGCCGCACAACGCACGCTCACCCGAGCAACTCGCCGGTTGGCAGGAGAAATATCCCGAGGTCCGGGTCACTCACAAGGGCTCCATCGCCCGGCCACGCACTCTGCTCACCGCGTGGTCGAAGTCCGCGCAATTGCTCGTGGTCGGTAGCCGGGGCCGCGGCGGGTTCCGCGGCCTGTTGCTCGGGTCTACCAGCATTTTCCCTGTCCAACATGCCCATTGCCCGGTCATGGTCGCCCACGGGGCTTAG
- the otsB gene encoding trehalose-phosphatase, which yields MDGVVTDSASIHAAAWTELFDSFLNQRPAGAGQDRSPFTEDDYLRYVDGKPRYRGVADFLAARGVALPWGRPSDSDSAETVCGLGNRKDHLFLERVAREGVKVFESTVTLVRRLGEAGIRTGVFSASRHCAEVLTAAGVADLFTVRVDGIDAERLGLPGKPDPSMLLEAARRLGAEPDRTVVVEDAEAGVAAGRSGGFALIIGVDRHAGTDRLLAQGADIVVGDLEQVRLCGGFRRISELPDAMECWSRIVDLLGTEKRAVLLDFDGTVAEIVADPADAEPIDGVATVLTTLAIRCPVAVISGRDLTDLRDRVGVDGIWYAGSHGFELMAPDGTRHVHDAVPGAERALAEAARELGQRLDDIAGVLVEHKRFAVAVHHRNVAVEDVGRVVAAVHQAGHAAGLRVTHGRRVTELRPDVDWDKGTALRWILDHLTAPVLPIYLGDDLTDEDAFDAVEADGVAIVVRAEESGDRHTAARFSVAGPRQVHAFLERLAELSRTESGAIVPESWMLIFDGYDPAQEKLREALCTVGNGYFATRGAAPESVAGAVHYPGTYVAGVYNRLSDEIAGHVIDNESLVNLPNWLPVTFQIGGGEWFDVDAAELVSYQQQLDLRCGELVRLFRFRDVSGRITTMSQRRFIAMHRPHLGALEATITAENWSGTLRLRSAIDGRVRNHLVERYSALSGTHLTAEHATALSDDSVLLAVRTNTSGRSVAIATRSTLRRGREPVDPPRELIDRDGLIGHECAVDITAGGSVTLEKIVAVFTGRDNAAAGPEEEAARTIAVAGGYADLFEGHAVAWEHLWARLRIDLDGAQDATRLVRLHLLHLTQTLSPNTTDLDVGVPARGLHGEAYRGHVFWDELFVFPVLNPRFPTLTRALLRYRYRRLPEARRAAAAVGLAGAMFPWQSGSDGREESQKMHLNPLSGRWKPDPSRRAHHIGVAIAYNVWQYYQATGDLEFLVEGGAELLVDIARFWSSLAGYDAERDRYTIRGVIGPDEFHSGYPDAPDAGIDNNAYTNVMAAWVIRRAIDTLDLLAPRERTELLETLSVRPSDTEHWRDVARRMYVPFHDGVISQFEGYERLAELDWDRYRSRYGNIQRLDRILEAEGDDVNRYRAAKQADVLMLFYLLSADELRELLGHLGYELPGEMIPRTIDYYLSRTSHGSTLSALVHSWVLARANRDRAVEFFDLVLGSDVADIQGGTTAEGIHIAAMAGSVDLLQRCFTGMELRHDRLVFCPYWPETLGALSFPMIYRGHRLTVRVSGQGIEISSDPGASAPIEITCREQTARPKPGETIRLANSIP from the coding sequence ATGGACGGGGTGGTCACCGATAGCGCGTCGATACATGCCGCGGCGTGGACGGAATTGTTCGATTCCTTCCTGAACCAACGCCCCGCGGGTGCCGGGCAGGACCGCTCACCGTTCACCGAGGACGACTATCTACGATACGTGGACGGCAAACCGCGTTATCGGGGCGTTGCGGATTTTCTGGCCGCACGAGGGGTCGCACTGCCTTGGGGGAGACCGTCCGATTCGGACAGTGCTGAGACGGTATGCGGGCTGGGCAACCGAAAGGATCACCTTTTCCTGGAGCGAGTCGCGCGCGAGGGGGTAAAGGTATTCGAATCGACCGTCACGCTGGTGCGGCGGCTCGGCGAGGCGGGCATCCGTACGGGGGTGTTCTCAGCCAGCCGTCACTGTGCGGAGGTGCTCACGGCTGCCGGTGTCGCCGACTTGTTCACCGTGCGGGTGGACGGTATCGATGCCGAGAGGCTGGGCTTGCCGGGTAAGCCCGATCCGTCGATGCTGCTCGAGGCAGCCCGGCGGCTGGGTGCCGAACCGGATCGAACGGTGGTCGTGGAGGACGCCGAGGCGGGGGTGGCGGCCGGACGTAGCGGTGGGTTCGCACTGATCATCGGAGTCGACCGGCACGCGGGCACCGATCGTCTGCTGGCGCAGGGGGCGGACATCGTTGTAGGCGACCTGGAGCAGGTGCGGTTGTGTGGCGGCTTCCGGCGAATCTCGGAGCTACCCGACGCCATGGAGTGCTGGTCGCGCATCGTGGATCTGCTCGGCACCGAAAAGCGGGCTGTCCTACTGGATTTCGATGGCACGGTGGCCGAGATCGTCGCCGATCCCGCCGACGCCGAACCTATCGACGGCGTGGCGACAGTGCTGACAACGCTTGCTATCCGATGCCCGGTCGCGGTCATCAGCGGACGCGATCTGACCGATCTGCGCGACCGCGTCGGTGTCGATGGCATCTGGTATGCGGGTAGCCACGGCTTCGAACTGATGGCCCCGGACGGTACCCGGCACGTCCACGACGCCGTGCCGGGAGCCGAGCGTGCACTCGCCGAGGCCGCGCGCGAACTAGGGCAGAGGTTGGACGACATCGCGGGAGTGCTGGTCGAGCACAAGCGCTTCGCGGTCGCGGTTCATCATCGCAATGTCGCGGTAGAGGATGTCGGACGGGTGGTTGCCGCGGTACACCAGGCCGGACATGCGGCTGGCTTACGTGTCACGCACGGCCGTCGCGTCACCGAATTGCGACCGGATGTCGACTGGGACAAGGGCACCGCGCTGCGGTGGATTCTCGACCATCTAACCGCCCCGGTACTGCCGATCTATCTCGGGGACGATCTGACCGACGAAGACGCCTTCGATGCCGTCGAAGCCGACGGCGTCGCCATCGTGGTGCGTGCCGAAGAGTCCGGCGACAGGCACACCGCTGCCCGCTTCTCGGTCGCCGGGCCACGGCAGGTTCACGCTTTCCTCGAGCGGCTGGCGGAATTGTCGCGCACCGAATCGGGTGCCATCGTGCCGGAGTCGTGGATGCTCATCTTCGATGGGTACGACCCCGCCCAGGAGAAGCTTCGCGAGGCGTTGTGCACTGTCGGAAACGGCTACTTCGCCACCCGCGGTGCGGCGCCGGAAAGCGTGGCGGGGGCGGTCCATTATCCGGGTACTTATGTCGCCGGGGTGTACAACCGGCTCTCCGACGAGATCGCCGGGCACGTCATCGACAACGAGAGCCTGGTGAATCTGCCGAACTGGCTTCCGGTGACCTTCCAGATCGGCGGCGGAGAGTGGTTCGACGTCGATGCCGCCGAACTGGTTTCCTACCAGCAGCAATTGGATCTGCGCTGCGGCGAACTCGTGCGGCTGTTCCGTTTCCGCGACGTCTCGGGGCGGATCACTACGATGTCGCAACGCCGTTTCATCGCCATGCACCGCCCGCACCTGGGCGCGTTGGAAGCGACGATCACCGCCGAGAATTGGTCGGGTACTCTGCGACTCCGGTCGGCGATCGACGGAAGGGTGCGCAATCACCTGGTGGAGCGCTACAGCGCCCTGTCGGGCACGCACCTCACCGCCGAGCACGCGACAGCCCTGTCCGACGATTCGGTGCTGCTCGCGGTGCGGACCAACACCTCCGGCAGATCAGTGGCTATCGCGACGCGCAGCACCCTGCGGCGCGGCCGGGAACCGGTCGACCCGCCGCGGGAGTTGATCGATCGAGATGGTCTGATCGGCCACGAGTGCGCCGTCGACATCACAGCCGGAGGGTCGGTGACCCTGGAGAAGATTGTCGCCGTGTTCACCGGACGTGACAACGCGGCAGCGGGTCCAGAGGAAGAGGCCGCCCGCACGATCGCAGTCGCCGGCGGGTACGCGGATCTGTTCGAAGGTCATGCCGTGGCGTGGGAGCATCTGTGGGCGCGGCTGCGCATCGACCTGGATGGAGCGCAGGACGCGACGCGGCTCGTGCGCCTGCACCTATTGCATCTGACGCAGACACTGTCGCCGAATACCACGGATCTCGATGTGGGTGTACCCGCGCGCGGCTTGCACGGTGAGGCCTATCGCGGGCACGTGTTCTGGGACGAGCTGTTCGTCTTCCCGGTGCTGAATCCGCGTTTCCCCACCTTGACCCGAGCACTGCTGCGGTACCGCTATCGACGGTTGCCCGAGGCGCGCCGGGCGGCCGCGGCAGTGGGACTGGCCGGGGCGATGTTTCCGTGGCAGTCCGGCAGCGACGGCCGTGAAGAGAGCCAGAAAATGCACCTGAATCCGCTGTCGGGACGGTGGAAGCCCGATCCCAGCCGCCGTGCGCACCACATCGGGGTCGCCATCGCCTACAACGTCTGGCAGTACTACCAGGCTACCGGCGACCTCGAGTTCCTCGTCGAAGGCGGCGCGGAACTGCTGGTGGATATCGCCCGTTTCTGGTCGAGCCTGGCCGGCTACGACGCCGAGCGCGACCGCTACACCATCCGTGGCGTCATCGGTCCCGACGAGTTCCATTCCGGTTACCCGGACGCGCCTGACGCCGGGATCGACAACAACGCGTACACCAATGTGATGGCGGCCTGGGTGATTCGGCGTGCGATCGACACGCTGGATCTGCTGGCCCCGCGCGAACGAACGGAATTGCTGGAGACGCTGTCGGTGCGGCCGTCGGACACGGAGCACTGGCGAGATGTGGCCCGGCGAATGTATGTCCCGTTCCACGACGGAGTCATCAGCCAGTTCGAGGGCTACGAGCGACTGGCCGAACTCGATTGGGACCGCTACCGCAGCCGTTACGGCAACATTCAGCGGCTGGACCGGATACTCGAGGCCGAAGGCGACGACGTCAACCGTTATCGGGCCGCCAAACAGGCCGATGTGCTGATGCTGTTCTATCTGCTGTCGGCCGACGAACTCCGGGAATTGCTCGGTCACCTCGGCTACGAGCTGCCCGGCGAGATGATCCCGCGGACCATCGACTACTACCTGTCACGCACCTCGCACGGCTCCACGCTCAGCGCGCTGGTGCATTCGTGGGTGCTGGCGCGGGCCAACCGTGATCGTGCCGTGGAGTTCTTCGACCTCGTGCTCGGCTCCGACGTAGCCGACATCCAGGGTGGCACCACCGCGGAGGGAATTCACATCGCCGCGATGGCCGGCAGCGTCGATCTGCTGCAACGCTGCTTCACCGGCATGGAACTGCGCCACGACCGCCTTGTGTTCTGCCCTTACTGGCCGGAAACTCTGGGCGCGCTGTCGTTTCCGATGATCTATCGCGGCCACCGGCTGACCGTACGGGTCAGCGGGCAGGGCATCGAGATCAGCTCGGATCCTGGCGCGTCGGCGCCGATCGAGATCACCTGCCGGGAGCAAACCGCCCGCCCGAAGCCGGGGGAGACGATCCGGCTGGCGAACTCGATACCCTAG
- a CDS encoding universal stress protein produces MSSSINPPILVGSDGSATSLAAVRWAAADAARRRAPLNIVYAISTPIDYGPGIAIPQIDYDSYRQEGRTALEIARKNAVAAASSIGELDITADLVEAPPIPVLRDRSKSARLLVVGTHGLGAFSRSILGSVSTALARHAACPVAVIPADFEHAEGPVVVGVDGSSCSARAVEVAFDEAAHRGAELVAVHTWSEFFRYISRAEMQNEAEELVSQSLAGYGEKYPEVRVRRIVVEDRSAKRLLGEGENAQLIVVGSHGRGGFAGMTLGSVSQAVLHGAKAPVIIARSAN; encoded by the coding sequence ATGTCCAGCAGCATCAATCCGCCGATTCTCGTCGGTTCCGACGGCTCTGCGACCTCACTGGCCGCGGTCCGCTGGGCTGCCGCCGACGCGGCCCGCCGACGCGCACCGCTGAACATCGTCTACGCGATCAGCACGCCGATCGACTACGGTCCCGGCATCGCCATTCCCCAAATCGACTATGACAGCTACCGGCAGGAGGGACGGACGGCTCTGGAGATCGCGCGCAAGAACGCCGTGGCGGCGGCCTCCTCGATCGGCGAGCTCGACATCACCGCCGATCTCGTCGAGGCGCCGCCGATCCCGGTGCTGCGCGACCGATCCAAGTCCGCGCGGCTGCTCGTCGTCGGCACCCACGGGCTTGGCGCCTTCAGCCGCAGCATCCTCGGCTCGGTGAGCACGGCGCTGGCCCGGCACGCCGCATGCCCGGTCGCGGTGATCCCCGCCGACTTCGAGCACGCGGAAGGCCCGGTGGTGGTCGGCGTCGACGGCTCGTCGTGCAGTGCCCGTGCCGTCGAGGTCGCCTTCGACGAGGCCGCCCACCGCGGCGCCGAGCTGGTCGCGGTACACACCTGGTCGGAGTTCTTCCGATACATCTCGCGCGCGGAAATGCAGAACGAAGCCGAGGAACTGGTGTCGCAGAGCTTGGCTGGCTACGGCGAGAAGTATCCAGAGGTACGGGTGCGGCGGATCGTGGTCGAAGATCGCTCCGCCAAGCGACTGCTCGGCGAGGGCGAGAACGCGCAGCTGATCGTCGTCGGCAGTCACGGGCGCGGCGGCTTCGCCGGCATGACCCTCGGTTCGGTCAGTCAAGCGGTGCTACACGGTGCGAAAGCGCCGGTGATCATCGCAAGGTCGGCAAACTGA
- a CDS encoding universal stress protein produces the protein MSTEKASRLAPPNSSILAAVDGSACSYQAVAWAAAEAALHRCALHIITSMAIPTGFGPGISMGEADLEWMRRDGERILTEAARVARTASPGDEPAITTEVSFELVIPLLIERSAQARMLVVGSRGLGAFQRGLLGSVSTATTHHAHCPVAVIHGISAIDAVSARQPVLVGVDGTANSVPAVELAFEEASRRKVDLVALHAWSDTSGLDVPARGWDGARESAEAVLAENLAGWSERYPDVAVRRVVTADRPARSLLEESANTQLVVVGTHGRGGFVSTVLGSTSNALLHSIDVPMIVVRSR, from the coding sequence ATGTCCACCGAAAAGGCTTCGCGCCTCGCACCACCGAACTCGTCGATCCTGGCCGCGGTGGACGGATCGGCCTGTTCGTATCAAGCGGTAGCGTGGGCGGCCGCCGAAGCAGCCCTGCATCGTTGCGCGCTGCACATCATCACCTCCATGGCTATACCCACCGGTTTCGGGCCGGGCATCTCGATGGGGGAGGCCGACCTGGAGTGGATGCGCAGGGACGGCGAACGCATCCTCACCGAGGCTGCGCGGGTGGCGCGCACAGCTTCGCCGGGCGACGAGCCCGCGATCACCACCGAGGTGAGCTTCGAACTGGTCATCCCGCTACTCATCGAGCGTTCCGCGCAGGCGCGGATGCTTGTGGTCGGTAGCCGCGGGCTCGGCGCGTTCCAGCGGGGCCTGCTCGGTTCGGTGAGTACCGCGACCACCCACCACGCGCACTGCCCGGTCGCGGTGATCCACGGAATCTCGGCGATCGACGCCGTGTCAGCCCGTCAGCCGGTGCTCGTCGGCGTCGACGGCACCGCCAACAGCGTGCCCGCCGTCGAGCTCGCGTTCGAGGAGGCGTCGCGGCGGAAAGTGGACCTGGTGGCGCTGCACGCATGGAGCGACACGAGCGGTCTGGACGTGCCGGCCCGAGGATGGGACGGCGCCCGCGAATCGGCGGAGGCGGTGCTGGCCGAGAATCTCGCGGGCTGGAGCGAACGCTATCCGGATGTCGCCGTGCGGCGCGTCGTCACCGCGGATCGACCGGCACGGTCCCTGCTGGAAGAGTCGGCGAATACGCAACTGGTGGTAGTGGGCACGCACGGTCGAGGCGGATTCGTGAGCACGGTGCTGGGGTCGACCAGCAATGCGCTGCTGCACTCGATAGACGTGCCGATGATCGTCGTCCGTTCGAGGTGA
- a CDS encoding metal-sensitive transcriptional regulator, which translates to MVGDETAITETLNRLRRAHGQLAGVIAMIEQGRDCKDVVTQLAAVSRALDRAGFKIVATGLRECLTGRASDGQKPMTVEELEKLFLALA; encoded by the coding sequence ATGGTCGGCGACGAAACAGCTATCACCGAAACACTCAACAGGCTGCGGCGCGCGCATGGTCAGCTCGCCGGCGTCATCGCCATGATCGAGCAGGGTCGCGACTGCAAAGACGTTGTCACCCAACTCGCCGCGGTTTCCCGGGCACTCGACCGCGCCGGATTCAAGATTGTCGCGACCGGACTGCGCGAATGCCTCACCGGCCGAGCCTCCGACGGCCAGAAGCCGATGACCGTCGAGGAGCTGGAGAAGCTGTTCCTAGCTCTGGCCTGA